A genome region from Mycobacteriales bacterium includes the following:
- the recN gene encoding DNA repair protein RecN: protein MLSEIRIRGLGVIEDVTLELGPGLTVVTGETGAGKTMVVTGLHLLFGGRADPARVRSGSGRAVVDGRLRLPADSAVLARAIEAGAEVDEDGDLLVSRAIAVEGRSRAYLGGSAVPAGLLGELAEGLLAVHGQSDQLRLLKPAEQRASLDRYGQLAPLIERHRAAYATWRRLAADLADRTARTRELAREADGLRAGLDAIAAVEPQPGEDSALATEAEKLAHTDALRLAAQAAHTALAGDPADPAADGADVTALLGTARRALAHESAADPELAALEKRLDELSYLVGDIGTELASYGERLDADPARLAAVEDRRAALTGLIRKFGDVEGTVEEVLAWAATAAERLSTLDVSGDALAALAAERDAAGAETARRTAELSAARHEAADRFGTAVTAELAGLAMPRAAVSVDVHAKPATGDGPSIELDGEQVAIGPDGVDEVEVLLQPHPGAPPLPVQRGASGGELSRVMLAIEVVFAGSDPVPTMVFDEVDAGVGGRAAVEVGRRLARLAADHQVLVVTHLPQVAAYADAHVVVDKADSDGALVTRSDVKVLDDAGRVVELARMLAGLDDSELGRAHAEELLATAAADRRR, encoded by the coding sequence GTGCTGTCCGAGATCCGTATCCGCGGCCTCGGCGTCATCGAGGACGTCACCCTGGAGCTCGGCCCCGGCCTGACCGTGGTCACCGGGGAGACCGGGGCCGGCAAGACGATGGTCGTGACCGGGCTGCACCTCCTCTTCGGCGGCCGGGCCGATCCGGCGCGGGTCCGATCGGGGTCGGGCCGGGCCGTGGTCGACGGCCGGCTGCGGCTGCCCGCGGACTCGGCCGTCCTGGCCCGCGCGATCGAGGCCGGCGCCGAGGTCGACGAGGACGGCGACCTGCTGGTGTCCCGGGCGATCGCGGTCGAGGGCCGGTCCCGGGCGTACCTCGGCGGCAGCGCGGTGCCGGCCGGGCTGCTGGGCGAGCTGGCCGAGGGCCTGCTGGCGGTGCACGGGCAGTCCGACCAGCTGCGGCTGCTCAAGCCGGCCGAGCAGCGCGCCTCCCTGGACCGGTACGGGCAGCTGGCGCCGCTGATCGAGCGCCACCGGGCGGCGTACGCGACCTGGCGCCGGCTGGCCGCCGACCTCGCCGACCGGACGGCCCGGACCCGCGAGCTGGCCCGCGAGGCCGACGGCCTCCGGGCCGGGCTGGACGCGATCGCCGCGGTCGAGCCGCAGCCGGGGGAGGACTCGGCGCTGGCCACCGAGGCAGAGAAGCTCGCGCACACCGACGCGCTCCGGCTGGCCGCGCAGGCCGCGCACACGGCGCTGGCCGGCGACCCGGCCGACCCGGCCGCGGACGGCGCCGACGTGACCGCGCTGCTCGGGACCGCGCGCCGGGCGCTGGCGCACGAGTCCGCCGCCGACCCGGAGCTGGCGGCGCTGGAGAAGCGGCTGGACGAGCTGTCCTACCTGGTCGGCGACATCGGCACCGAGCTCGCCTCGTACGGGGAACGGCTGGACGCCGACCCGGCCCGGCTGGCCGCGGTGGAGGATCGGCGGGCCGCGCTGACCGGGCTGATCCGCAAGTTCGGCGACGTCGAGGGCACCGTCGAGGAGGTGCTGGCCTGGGCCGCCACCGCGGCCGAGCGACTGTCCACCTTGGACGTCTCCGGGGACGCGCTGGCCGCGCTCGCGGCCGAGCGGGACGCCGCCGGCGCCGAGACCGCCCGGCGCACGGCCGAGCTGTCCGCAGCTCGGCACGAGGCCGCGGATCGGTTCGGGACGGCGGTGACCGCGGAGCTGGCCGGGCTGGCGATGCCCCGTGCGGCGGTGTCCGTCGACGTGCACGCAAAGCCGGCGACCGGCGACGGGCCGAGCATCGAGCTGGACGGCGAGCAGGTCGCGATCGGGCCGGACGGCGTGGACGAGGTCGAGGTGCTGCTGCAGCCGCACCCGGGCGCGCCGCCGCTGCCGGTGCAGCGCGGCGCCTCCGGCGGTGAGCTGTCCCGGGTGATGCTCGCGATCGAGGTCGTGTTCGCCGGCTCCGACCCGGTGCCGACGATGGTCTTCGACGAGGTCGACGCCGGCGTCGGCGGCCGGGCCGCGGTCGAGGTCGGCCGCCGGCTGGCCCGGCTCGCGGCCGACCACCAGGTTCTGGTCGTGACCCACCTGCCCCAGGTCGCGGCTTACGCGGACGCGCACGTCGTGGTGGACAAGGCCGACTCCGACGGCGCCCTGGTCACCCGCAGCGACGTGAAGGTCCTCGACGACGCCGGCCGGGTGGTCGAGCTGGCCCGGATGCTGGCCGGCCTGGACGACTCCGAGCTGGGCCGGGCACACGCGGAAGAGCTGCTCGCGACCGCGGCCGCCGACCGGAGAAGATGA
- a CDS encoding CTP synthase yields the protein MAQYSQTKHVFVTGGVASSLGKGLTASSLGSLLKARGLRVTMQKLDPYLNVDPGTMNPFQHGEVYVTEDGGETDLDVGHYERFLDTDLRASANVTTGQVYSAVIAKERRGEYLGDTVQVIPHITNEIKERMQAAALSEDPPDVVITEIGGTVGDIESLPFLEAARQLRHDVGRDNCFFLHVSLVPYLAPSGELKTKPTQHSVAALRSIGIQPDAVVCRSDRELPPGLKRKISLMCDVDTDGVVSAVDASSIYDIPKVLHTEGLDAYVVRRLGLPFRDVDWTVWGDLLDRVHRPNRTVTVALVGKYVDLPDAYLSVTEALRAGGFAHRTRVEIRWVPSDDCADPAGAATALSGVDGVLIPGGFGVRGIEGKLGAIRYARERRIPTLGLCLGLQCMVIETARDLAGLADANSTEFDPDTPHPVISTMADQLDVIAGERDMGGTMRLGAYPERLTPGSIVAEAYGQVEVSARHRHRYEVNNDYRDRLIAAGLVVSGTSPDGRLVEYIELPRDTHPFFVGTQAHPEFTSRPTRPQPLFRAFVAAALDYEAADRLPVDVEQTPGRHASDHSGRSVAGVPA from the coding sequence TTGGCGCAGTACAGCCAGACCAAGCACGTCTTCGTCACCGGAGGCGTCGCGTCCTCGCTCGGCAAGGGGCTGACGGCCAGCAGCCTCGGCAGCCTGCTCAAGGCGCGTGGGCTCCGGGTGACGATGCAGAAGCTCGACCCGTACCTCAACGTGGACCCCGGGACGATGAACCCGTTCCAGCACGGCGAGGTGTACGTGACCGAGGACGGCGGTGAGACCGACCTCGACGTCGGCCACTACGAGCGGTTCCTCGACACCGACCTGCGGGCGTCGGCCAACGTCACCACCGGGCAGGTCTACTCCGCGGTGATCGCCAAGGAGCGGCGCGGCGAGTACCTGGGCGACACCGTCCAGGTCATCCCGCACATCACCAACGAGATCAAGGAGCGGATGCAGGCGGCCGCGCTGTCGGAGGACCCGCCGGACGTCGTCATCACCGAGATCGGTGGCACCGTCGGCGACATCGAGTCGCTGCCGTTCCTGGAGGCGGCCCGGCAGCTGCGGCACGACGTCGGCCGGGACAACTGCTTCTTCCTGCACGTCTCGCTGGTGCCCTACCTGGCCCCGTCGGGCGAGCTGAAGACCAAGCCGACCCAGCACTCGGTGGCGGCGCTGCGCTCGATCGGCATCCAGCCCGACGCGGTGGTCTGCCGGTCGGACCGGGAGCTGCCGCCGGGACTCAAGCGCAAGATCTCGCTGATGTGCGACGTCGACACCGACGGCGTCGTCTCGGCGGTCGACGCGTCCTCGATCTACGACATCCCCAAGGTGCTGCACACCGAGGGCCTGGACGCGTACGTGGTGCGCCGGCTCGGGCTGCCGTTCCGGGACGTCGACTGGACCGTCTGGGGCGACCTGCTCGACCGGGTCCACCGTCCGAACCGGACGGTCACCGTGGCGCTGGTCGGCAAGTACGTCGACCTCCCGGACGCGTACCTGTCGGTGACGGAGGCGCTGCGGGCCGGCGGGTTCGCGCACCGTACGCGGGTCGAGATCCGCTGGGTGCCCTCCGACGACTGCGCCGACCCGGCCGGCGCGGCCACCGCACTGTCCGGTGTGGACGGTGTGCTGATCCCCGGCGGCTTCGGGGTGCGCGGCATCGAGGGCAAGCTCGGCGCGATCCGGTACGCGCGGGAGCGCCGCATCCCCACCCTCGGCCTCTGCCTCGGCCTGCAGTGCATGGTCATCGAGACCGCGCGCGACCTGGCCGGGCTGGCCGACGCGAACTCGACCGAGTTCGACCCGGACACGCCGCACCCGGTCATCTCCACGATGGCCGACCAGCTCGACGTGATCGCGGGCGAGCGGGACATGGGCGGCACCATGCGGCTGGGCGCGTACCCGGAGCGGCTGACCCCAGGCTCGATCGTGGCCGAGGCGTACGGGCAGGTGGAGGTCTCGGCCCGGCATCGTCACCGGTACGAGGTGAACAACGACTACCGGGATCGGCTCATCGCGGCCGGGCTGGTCGTCTCCGGTACCTCGCCCGACGGCCGGCTGGTCGAGTACATCGAGCTGCCGCGGGACACGCACCCGTTCTTCGTCGGCACCCAGGCCCACCCGGAGTTCACCTCCCGGCCGACCCGGCCGCAGCCGCTGTTCCGTGCGTTCGTCGCGGCGGCGCTGGATTACGAGGCCGCCGACCGGCTCCCGGTCGACGTCGAGCAGACCCCCGGCCGGCACGCGTCCGACCACAGTGGACGGTCGGTCGCGGGCGTGCCGGCATGA
- a CDS encoding ParA family protein yields the protein MGMSTKGGGEDSALVAVDDMRAAVRRTKRDGNEPRDDVEEPRTTGRAADPATQRRPRHTPEPEPLQSHGPARVVALCNQKGGVGKTTSTINLGAALTEYGRRVLLVDFDPQGALSVGLGIQPHQLDRTIYDVLMESSVTLDDVLLKTNVPGMDLVPSNIDLSAAEVQLVNEVAREQTLARALAPALPDYDIVLIDCQPSLGLLTVNALTAADEVLIPLECEFFSLRGVALLIDTIEKVRERLNPRLHIEGILATMYDARTVHGREVFARVVEAFGDTVFDTVITRTVRFPETTVAGEPITTWAPSSSGAQQYRALAKEVLAR from the coding sequence ATGGGCATGTCGACAAAGGGCGGTGGGGAGGATTCCGCCCTCGTCGCCGTCGACGACATGCGCGCCGCCGTCCGGCGGACCAAGCGGGACGGCAACGAGCCCCGCGACGACGTCGAGGAGCCTCGGACCACCGGCCGGGCCGCCGACCCCGCGACCCAGCGCCGGCCCCGGCACACCCCGGAGCCCGAGCCGCTGCAGTCCCACGGTCCCGCCCGGGTGGTCGCGCTGTGCAACCAGAAGGGCGGCGTCGGCAAGACGACGTCGACGATCAACCTCGGCGCGGCGCTGACCGAGTACGGCCGGCGGGTGCTGCTGGTCGACTTCGACCCGCAGGGCGCGCTCTCGGTCGGGCTCGGCATCCAGCCGCACCAGCTGGACCGCACGATCTACGACGTGCTGATGGAGTCCTCGGTCACGCTCGACGACGTGCTGCTGAAGACCAACGTCCCCGGCATGGATCTGGTCCCGAGCAACATCGACCTGTCCGCGGCCGAGGTGCAGCTGGTCAACGAGGTCGCCCGGGAGCAGACGCTGGCCCGCGCGCTCGCGCCGGCGCTGCCCGACTACGACATCGTGCTCATCGACTGCCAGCCCTCGCTCGGGCTGCTCACGGTCAACGCGCTCACCGCCGCGGACGAGGTGCTGATCCCGCTGGAGTGCGAGTTCTTCAGCCTGCGCGGGGTGGCGCTGCTCATCGACACCATCGAGAAGGTGCGCGAGCGGCTCAACCCGCGGCTGCACATCGAGGGCATCCTCGCCACGATGTACGACGCGCGCACCGTGCACGGCCGCGAGGTCTTCGCCCGGGTGGTGGAGGCGTTCGGGGACACCGTCTTCGACACGGTGATCACCCGTACCGTGCGGTTCCCGGAGACGACCGTCGCCGGTGAGCCGATCACCACCTGGGCACCGAGCTCGTCGGGCGCCCAGCAGTACCGTGCTTTGGCCAAGGAGGTGCTCGCCCGATGA
- the ald gene encoding alanine dehydrogenase, producing the protein MRVGIPREVKDHEYRVAITPAGVHELTRAGHQVYTEKDAGIGSSLPDDEFVAAGATILADPDDVWDVDLVLKVKEPVAEEYHRMRAGRTLFTYLHLAASRECTQALLDSGIDAVAYETVQTPDGALPLLAPMSEVAGRMAPQVGAHTLERAQGGRGVLMGGVSGVYAAKVVVLGAGVSGMNAAAIALGMQAEVLVLDRNIDKLRSADRIYQGHLQTIASNGYEIERAVLDADLVIGAVLVPGAKAPMLISDELVARMRPGSVLVDIAVDQGGCFESSRPTTHSDPTYTVAGSVFYCVANMPGAVPHTSTYALTNVTMPYALELANRGLRDAVRESPALLPGVNVVNGQVTNEPVAEAHGMTSVPVEQALSL; encoded by the coding sequence GTGAGGGTCGGGATCCCGCGGGAGGTCAAGGACCACGAGTACCGGGTGGCTATCACCCCGGCCGGGGTGCATGAGCTGACCCGGGCAGGGCACCAGGTCTACACCGAGAAGGACGCCGGCATCGGCTCCTCGCTGCCGGATGACGAGTTCGTCGCCGCAGGCGCGACGATCCTGGCCGACCCGGACGACGTCTGGGACGTCGACCTGGTGCTCAAGGTCAAGGAGCCGGTGGCGGAGGAATACCACCGGATGCGGGCCGGGCGCACCCTGTTCACCTATCTGCACCTGGCCGCCTCGCGCGAGTGCACGCAGGCGCTGCTCGACTCGGGCATCGACGCGGTCGCGTACGAGACCGTGCAGACGCCCGACGGGGCGCTTCCGCTGCTGGCCCCGATGTCGGAGGTCGCGGGCCGGATGGCCCCGCAGGTCGGCGCCCACACGCTGGAGCGGGCCCAGGGCGGCCGCGGCGTCCTCATGGGCGGCGTCTCCGGGGTGTACGCGGCGAAGGTCGTCGTGCTCGGCGCCGGCGTGTCCGGCATGAACGCGGCCGCGATCGCGCTCGGCATGCAGGCCGAGGTGCTGGTGCTCGACCGCAACATCGACAAGCTCCGCTCCGCGGACCGGATCTACCAGGGCCACCTGCAGACCATCGCCTCCAACGGGTACGAGATCGAGCGGGCCGTGCTGGACGCGGACCTCGTCATCGGCGCGGTGCTGGTGCCCGGGGCCAAGGCGCCGATGCTCATCAGCGACGAGCTGGTCGCCCGGATGCGGCCGGGCTCGGTGCTGGTCGACATCGCCGTCGACCAGGGCGGCTGCTTCGAGTCCTCCCGGCCGACCACGCACTCGGACCCGACGTACACGGTGGCCGGGTCGGTCTTCTACTGCGTGGCCAACATGCCCGGCGCCGTCCCGCACACCTCGACGTACGCGCTGACCAACGTGACGATGCCGTACGCGCTGGAGCTGGCGAACCGGGGACTGCGCGACGCGGTCCGCGAGTCGCCGGCGCTGCTGCCCGGGGTGAACGTGGTCAACGGCCAGGTCACCAACGAGCCGGTGGCCGAGGCCCACGGCATGACGTCGGTGCCGGTGGAGCAGGCGCTGTCGCTTTGA
- a CDS encoding copper transporter, translating to MIGFRYHLVSLAAVLLAVALGVLLGATQLSGAVGDDLRGQVRTLTKDNGDLRAQVKSQQAQVRTDDAVTTQFTPKLLAGALKGSKVVVVATPQAADATTDGVVKALQQAGASVTGRVQLTDDYVDPTRADDAKSYVTGGGQPAGFQLPESDDAGVLSGALLSYALLGNKDGDPSAATTSEVVAGFGSLRMLRVDSASVAPGDLAVVVSSGPVTGADPAPRLQTLTSLVSALDSAGKGVVVAGTAATTAANGLVGAVRSDRGLASAVSTVDDADRPVGQVASVFALAQQAAGRAGQYGTGSGVDGPFPPLSSS from the coding sequence GTGATCGGCTTCCGGTACCACCTCGTCTCGCTGGCGGCCGTGCTGCTGGCCGTCGCCCTGGGCGTGCTGCTCGGCGCGACCCAGCTCTCCGGCGCGGTCGGCGACGACCTGCGCGGCCAGGTCCGCACGCTGACCAAGGACAACGGCGACCTGCGGGCGCAGGTGAAGTCCCAGCAGGCCCAGGTCCGTACGGACGACGCGGTCACCACCCAGTTCACCCCGAAGCTGCTCGCCGGGGCCCTGAAGGGATCGAAGGTCGTGGTCGTCGCGACGCCGCAGGCGGCCGATGCCACCACCGACGGCGTGGTCAAGGCGCTGCAGCAGGCGGGCGCGTCGGTCACCGGCCGGGTCCAGCTCACCGACGACTACGTCGACCCGACCCGGGCCGACGACGCCAAGTCCTACGTCACCGGCGGCGGTCAGCCGGCCGGCTTCCAGCTGCCCGAGTCCGACGACGCCGGTGTGCTGTCCGGCGCGCTGCTGTCGTACGCGTTGCTGGGCAACAAGGACGGCGACCCGAGCGCGGCGACCACCAGCGAGGTCGTCGCCGGCTTCGGCAGCCTGCGGATGCTGCGGGTCGACAGCGCGTCGGTCGCGCCGGGCGACCTGGCCGTCGTGGTCAGCTCCGGCCCGGTCACCGGGGCCGACCCGGCGCCGCGGCTGCAGACGCTGACCTCGCTGGTCTCGGCCCTGGACAGCGCCGGCAAGGGCGTCGTGGTCGCCGGCACCGCCGCCACCACCGCGGCCAACGGGCTGGTCGGCGCGGTCCGCTCCGACCGCGGGCTGGCCTCCGCCGTGTCCACCGTGGACGACGCCGACCGGCCGGTCGGGCAGGTCGCGTCGGTCTTCGCGCTGGCGCAGCAGGCCGCCGGGCGGGCGGGCCAGTACGGCACCGGCTCCGGGGTCGACGGGCCGTTCCCGCCGCTGTCCTCCTCCTGA
- a CDS encoding site-specific tyrosine recombinase XerD, whose protein sequence is MEGPAAVTRRRDGLSTVVGEYLAHLSVERGVAANTLSAYGRDLRRYSEHLAAQGISTLGAVSEAMVAGFLAALREGDEDHPPLSASSAARAVVAVRGLHRFAARDGIVPDDVARAVRPPAPPRRLPKAISVDDVERLLEAAGFDGTPLALRDRALLEMLYGTGARISEAVGLAIDDLDRPGTAVILRGKGGKERIVPVGSYALKAVDDYLVRARPVLAVGGRGTPLLFLNARGGPLSRQSAWTILGVAAERAGLATEISPHTLRHSYATHLLDGGADVRVVQELLGHASVSTTQVYTLVTVDRLREVYATAHPRAL, encoded by the coding sequence GTGGAGGGCCCGGCGGCGGTGACCCGCCGCCGGGACGGTCTGTCCACAGTGGTGGGGGAGTACCTCGCGCATCTGTCGGTCGAGCGGGGGGTCGCGGCCAACACGCTCTCCGCGTACGGCCGCGACCTTCGGCGGTACTCCGAACACTTGGCCGCGCAGGGCATCTCGACGCTGGGCGCGGTCTCGGAAGCCATGGTGGCCGGGTTCCTGGCCGCGCTGCGGGAGGGCGACGAGGACCACCCGCCGCTGTCGGCGTCCTCGGCCGCGCGGGCGGTGGTCGCGGTCCGCGGGCTGCACCGGTTCGCCGCCCGGGACGGGATCGTGCCCGACGACGTCGCCCGTGCGGTCCGGCCGCCGGCCCCGCCGCGGCGGCTGCCCAAGGCGATCTCGGTCGACGACGTCGAGCGGCTGCTGGAGGCGGCCGGCTTCGACGGCACCCCGCTGGCGCTGCGGGACCGGGCCCTGCTCGAGATGCTCTACGGCACCGGGGCCCGGATCTCCGAGGCGGTCGGGCTCGCGATCGACGACCTCGACCGGCCCGGGACGGCGGTGATCCTGCGGGGCAAAGGTGGCAAGGAACGCATCGTCCCCGTCGGGTCGTACGCGTTGAAGGCGGTCGACGACTATCTCGTCCGGGCCCGGCCGGTGCTCGCGGTCGGTGGCCGGGGTACGCCGCTGCTGTTCCTCAATGCCCGCGGCGGACCGCTGTCCCGGCAGAGCGCCTGGACGATCCTGGGGGTGGCGGCCGAGCGGGCCGGGCTGGCGACCGAGATCTCGCCGCACACGCTGCGTCACTCGTACGCGACCCACCTGCTCGACGGGGGCGCGGACGTCCGGGTCGTGCAGGAGCTGCTCGGGCACGCCTCGGTGAGCACCACGCAGGTCTACACACTCGTCACCGTCGATCGGCTGCGCGAGGTGTACGCGACGGCGCATCCGCGGGCGCTCTGA
- the steA gene encoding putative cytokinetic ring protein SteA gives MRLALRRRTDTALPGVIGVARVDRRADALLPRLRRGDIAVLDQVDLDRATADALVAAEVAGVVNASPCISGRYPTLGPEILVNAGIPVLDTVGADVFRGVKDSARVRLYEDTLYLGEDVVAEGRPQTMETVTVALMEAKAGLSTQLEAFAADTMEYMKRERTLLLDGVGVPEIGTRLEGRHVVVVARGYDYREDLLALRHYIKEFRPVLIGVDGGAEALVEAGYEPDLVVGDLSPVSDEVLRGAAEVVVRADLDSRADALGRVQDIGVDAVLFPTAGSAEDVALLLADAHGAELVVTVGTHATLLEFLDRGHSGTASTFLVRLKLGGRLVDAKAASRLHRSRISAGALLLLIFVTLVAVGVILALAADGRAWTAMAAGWWDDSYAWVKGLVQ, from the coding sequence ATGAGGCTCGCCCTGCGTCGTCGTACGGACACCGCGCTGCCCGGAGTGATCGGGGTGGCCCGGGTCGACCGCCGCGCCGATGCCCTGCTGCCGAGACTCCGCCGCGGCGACATCGCCGTGCTGGACCAGGTCGACCTGGACCGGGCGACGGCCGACGCGCTGGTCGCCGCCGAGGTCGCCGGGGTGGTCAACGCCAGCCCCTGCATCTCCGGTCGCTACCCGACGCTCGGGCCCGAGATCCTCGTCAACGCCGGCATCCCGGTACTGGACACGGTCGGTGCCGACGTCTTCCGCGGCGTCAAGGACAGCGCCCGGGTCCGGCTGTACGAGGACACCCTCTACCTCGGCGAGGACGTCGTCGCCGAGGGCCGCCCGCAGACGATGGAGACCGTCACGGTCGCGCTGATGGAGGCCAAGGCCGGCCTCTCGACCCAGCTCGAGGCGTTCGCCGCGGACACGATGGAGTACATGAAGCGGGAGCGCACGCTCCTGCTCGACGGCGTCGGCGTCCCGGAGATCGGCACCCGGCTCGAGGGCCGGCACGTCGTCGTGGTCGCCCGCGGCTACGACTACCGCGAGGACCTGCTCGCGCTGCGGCACTACATCAAGGAGTTCCGGCCCGTCCTCATCGGCGTCGACGGCGGGGCCGAGGCCCTGGTCGAGGCCGGGTACGAGCCCGACCTCGTCGTCGGCGACCTGAGCCCGGTCTCCGACGAGGTGCTGCGCGGGGCGGCCGAGGTGGTCGTGCGGGCCGACCTCGACAGCCGGGCCGACGCCCTGGGACGGGTGCAGGACATCGGTGTGGACGCGGTCCTGTTCCCGACCGCGGGCAGCGCCGAGGACGTGGCGCTGCTGCTCGCCGACGCGCACGGCGCCGAGCTCGTGGTCACCGTCGGCACGCACGCGACGCTGCTGGAGTTCCTCGACCGCGGCCACTCCGGCACCGCCTCGACGTTCCTGGTCCGGCTCAAGCTCGGCGGCCGGCTGGTGGACGCGAAGGCGGCCAGCCGGCTGCACCGCAGCCGGATCTCGGCCGGGGCGCTGCTTCTGTTGATCTTCGTGACGCTGGTCGCGGTGGGCGTGATCCTCGCGCTGGCCGCCGACGGCCGGGCCTGGACGGCGATGGCCGCCGGCTGGTGGGACGACTCGTACGCCTGGGTGAAGGGTCTCGTGCAGTGA
- a CDS encoding NUDIX hydrolase — protein sequence MTDFDTVSSRTVYTGHVLRLRVDEVRMPGGAVKIREVVEQPGAVGIVALDEDDRVVLIRQYRHPVGEVLVELPAGLLDVPHEPAYGTAARELAEETGLTAGRWDLLVDLRVSPGLSQEAVRVFLARDLAAVPAADRYVGTDEETDLGVHRMALDEAVAAVFAGHIQNSLAVTGLLATAYARDHDWSTLQPADSPWPARPDH from the coding sequence ATGACCGACTTCGACACCGTGTCCTCCCGCACCGTCTACACCGGACACGTCCTGCGGCTGCGGGTCGACGAGGTCCGGATGCCCGGCGGCGCGGTCAAGATCCGCGAGGTCGTCGAGCAGCCGGGCGCGGTCGGGATCGTCGCGCTGGACGAGGACGACCGGGTCGTGCTGATCCGGCAGTACCGGCACCCGGTGGGGGAGGTGCTGGTCGAGCTGCCGGCCGGGTTGCTCGACGTCCCGCACGAGCCGGCGTACGGGACCGCGGCCCGGGAGCTGGCCGAGGAGACCGGGCTCACCGCCGGTCGCTGGGACCTGCTGGTCGACCTGCGGGTCTCGCCCGGGCTCTCGCAGGAGGCGGTCCGGGTCTTCCTGGCCCGCGACCTCGCTGCGGTCCCGGCGGCGGACCGGTACGTCGGCACGGACGAGGAGACCGACCTCGGGGTGCACCGGATGGCGCTGGACGAGGCGGTCGCGGCGGTGTTCGCCGGCCACATCCAGAACTCGCTCGCGGTCACCGGGCTGCTGGCCACGGCGTACGCGCGCGACCACGACTGGTCGACGCTGCAGCCGGCGGACTCGCCGTGGCCGGCCCGCCCGGACCACTGA
- a CDS encoding segregation/condensation protein A, which translates to MEAGSGGSGEREAGSRPPAFEVKLANFEGPFDLLLTLISKHQLDVTEVALSRVTDEFIVYIRALGSSWDLGQATEFLVVAATLLDLKAARLLPAAEVEDEEDLALLEARDLLFARLLQYRAYKQAAAHLQTLERAAAKRFPRSVPLDPRFADLMPELLLRISPEQLARIAAEALRPKPPPVVSITHIYAARVSVREHAMILRERLARSGKSTFRTLTQDCEHTVELVARFLALLELYREGAVAFDQVAPLGELWVRWTGAVGTDEPVEDENMDEEYG; encoded by the coding sequence GTGGAGGCGGGGTCGGGTGGCTCGGGGGAGCGGGAGGCCGGATCTCGTCCGCCGGCGTTCGAGGTCAAGCTGGCGAACTTCGAGGGCCCCTTCGACCTCCTGCTGACGCTGATCTCCAAGCACCAGCTCGACGTCACCGAGGTCGCGCTGTCCCGGGTGACGGACGAGTTCATCGTTTACATCCGCGCGCTGGGGTCGTCCTGGGACCTCGGCCAGGCGACCGAGTTCCTCGTCGTCGCCGCGACCCTGCTCGACCTCAAGGCCGCCCGCCTGCTGCCGGCCGCCGAGGTCGAGGACGAAGAGGACCTGGCGCTGCTCGAGGCACGGGACCTCCTGTTCGCCCGCCTCCTGCAGTACCGCGCGTACAAGCAGGCCGCAGCCCACCTGCAGACGCTGGAGCGAGCGGCGGCCAAGCGGTTCCCGCGGTCCGTACCGCTCGACCCGCGCTTCGCCGACCTCATGCCGGAGCTGTTGCTCAGGATCAGCCCGGAGCAGCTCGCCCGCATCGCCGCCGAGGCGCTGCGTCCCAAGCCGCCGCCGGTCGTGTCGATCACGCACATCTACGCGGCCCGGGTCAGCGTCCGCGAGCACGCGATGATCCTGCGCGAACGGCTGGCCCGAAGCGGCAAGTCGACCTTCCGCACGCTGACCCAGGACTGCGAACACACCGTCGAGCTGGTGGCGCGTTTCCTCGCGCTGCTCGAGCTGTACCGGGAGGGTGCGGTCGCCTTCGACCAGGTCGCACCGCTGGGGGAGTTGTGGGTGCGCTGGACCGGAGCGGTCGGCACCGACGAGCCGGTCGAGGACGAGAACATGGACGAGGAGTACGGGTGA